A genomic window from Streptomyces mirabilis includes:
- a CDS encoding AMP-binding protein, whose translation MSTLSYAHGTSATALLGDTIGANLDRAVAAWPDREALVDVPSGRRWTYAQFSAGVDELAYALLATGIARGDRVGIWAVNCPEWVLVQYATARVGAIMVNINPAYRTHEVEYVLQQAGISLLFASLSHKTSDYRAMVEQVRGRCPQLRETVYIGDPSWDALIGRGTPDLYEDFRVRGSELSCDDPINIQYTSGTTGFPKGATLSHHNILNNGYFVGESIAYSEQDRICIPVPFYHCFGMVMGNLAATSHGACMVIPAPSFDPAATLCAVQEERCTSLYGVPTMFIAELNLPGFATYDLSSLRTGIMAGSPCPVEVMKRVVAEMHMAEVSICYGMTETSPVSLQTRRDDDLEHRTGTVGRVLPHLEVKVVDPADGVTQPRGTAGELCTRGYSVMLGYWNEPEKTAEAVDAGRWMHTGDLAVMREDGYVEIVGRIKDMIIRGGENIYPREIEEFLYAHPKIADVQVVGVPHERYGEEVLACVIPLDPADPLTLEELRAFCEGRLAHYKIPSRLQVLESFPMTVSGKVRKIELRQTYAE comes from the coding sequence GTGAGCACACTCTCCTACGCGCACGGGACCAGCGCGACGGCCCTGCTCGGCGACACCATCGGGGCCAACCTGGACCGGGCGGTCGCGGCCTGGCCGGACCGGGAGGCGCTCGTCGACGTGCCGTCCGGGCGGCGCTGGACGTACGCCCAGTTCTCCGCGGGCGTCGACGAGTTGGCGTACGCGCTGCTGGCCACCGGCATCGCCAGGGGCGACCGGGTGGGCATCTGGGCGGTCAACTGCCCGGAGTGGGTGCTCGTCCAGTACGCCACCGCCCGCGTCGGCGCGATCATGGTGAACATCAACCCGGCCTACCGTACCCACGAGGTCGAGTACGTCCTCCAGCAGGCCGGCATCTCGCTGCTCTTCGCCTCCCTCAGCCACAAGACCAGCGACTACCGGGCGATGGTCGAGCAAGTGCGCGGCAGATGCCCGCAGTTGCGGGAGACCGTCTACATCGGCGACCCGAGCTGGGACGCCCTGATCGGGCGTGGGACCCCCGATCTGTACGAGGACTTCCGGGTCCGTGGGAGCGAGCTGTCCTGCGACGACCCCATCAACATCCAGTACACCTCGGGCACGACGGGCTTTCCCAAGGGGGCGACCCTCTCCCACCACAACATCCTCAACAACGGCTATTTCGTGGGCGAGTCGATCGCCTACAGCGAGCAGGACCGGATCTGCATCCCCGTGCCCTTCTACCACTGCTTCGGCATGGTGATGGGCAACCTCGCCGCGACCTCGCACGGCGCCTGCATGGTCATCCCCGCGCCCTCCTTCGATCCGGCGGCGACGCTCTGCGCGGTCCAGGAGGAGCGCTGCACCTCGCTGTACGGCGTACCGACCATGTTCATCGCGGAGTTGAACCTCCCCGGCTTCGCGACGTACGACCTGTCCTCGCTGCGCACCGGCATCATGGCGGGCTCGCCGTGCCCGGTCGAGGTGATGAAGCGCGTGGTCGCCGAGATGCACATGGCGGAGGTCTCCATCTGCTACGGCATGACCGAGACCTCGCCCGTGTCCCTGCAGACCCGCAGGGACGACGATCTGGAGCACCGCACCGGCACCGTCGGCCGGGTGCTCCCGCACCTGGAGGTGAAGGTCGTCGACCCGGCGGACGGGGTGACGCAGCCCCGCGGCACCGCCGGAGAGCTGTGCACCCGCGGCTACAGCGTGATGCTCGGCTACTGGAACGAGCCCGAGAAGACCGCCGAGGCCGTCGACGCGGGGCGCTGGATGCACACGGGCGACCTCGCCGTGATGCGTGAGGACGGGTACGTCGAGATCGTCGGCCGCATCAAGGACATGATCATCCGCGGCGGCGAGAACATCTACCCGCGCGAGATCGAGGAGTTCCTCTACGCCCATCCGAAGATCGCCGACGTCCAGGTGGTCGGGGTGCCCCACGAGCGCTACGGCGAGGAGGTGCTCGCCTGCGTCATCCCGCTGGACCCGGCCGACCCCCTGACGCTGGAGGAACTGCGCGCCTTCTGCGAGGGCCGGTTGGCCCACTACAAGATCCCCAGCCGCCTGCAGGTCCTGGAGTCCTTCCCGATGACGGTGTCGGGGAAGGTCCGCAAGATCGAACTGCGGCAGACCTACGCCGAATAG
- the gcl gene encoding glyoxylate carboligase has protein sequence MARMTAARAAVEILKREGVSDAFGVPGAAINPFYAALKAAGGIGHTLARHVEGASHMAEGYTRTRPGNIGVCIGTSGPAGTDMITGLYSALGDSIPILCITGQAPTAVIHKEDFQAVDIASIAKPVTKMAVTVLEAAQVPGVFQQAFHLMRSGRPGPVLIDLPIDVQLTEIEFDPETYEPLQAYKPAATRAQIEKAIGLLNESERPLIVAGGGVINADACELLVEFAELTGIPVVPTLMGWGVLPDDHELNAGMVGLQTSHRYGNATFLESDFVLGIGNRWANRHTGKLDVYTAGRTFVHVDIEPTQIGKIFAPDYGIASDARAALELFVQVARELRAEGRLPDRSAWAAAAQERRATLQRRTHFDDIPIKPQRVYEEMNKAFGPETRYVSTIGLSQIAGAQMLHVYRPRHWINCGQAGPLGWTVPAALGVAKADPEASVVALSGDYDFQFMIEELAVGAQHRIPYVHVLVNNAYLGLIRQAQRAFDIDFQVKLEFENINSPELGVYGVDHVKVVEGLGCKAIRVTDPAELGAAFEQAKKLAAEYRVPVVVEAILERVTNISMSTTNDIGNVVEFEEIATEPGHAPTSIRTLKV, from the coding sequence ATGGCTCGTATGACCGCTGCCCGTGCGGCAGTCGAGATCCTCAAGCGTGAGGGCGTCAGCGACGCGTTCGGCGTCCCGGGCGCGGCGATCAACCCCTTCTACGCGGCCCTCAAGGCCGCCGGGGGGATCGGCCACACCCTCGCCCGCCATGTCGAGGGCGCCTCGCACATGGCGGAGGGCTACACCCGCACCCGCCCGGGCAACATCGGCGTCTGCATCGGCACGTCGGGACCCGCGGGCACCGACATGATCACCGGCCTCTACTCCGCCCTCGGTGACTCGATCCCGATCCTGTGCATCACGGGCCAGGCGCCGACCGCCGTGATCCACAAAGAGGACTTCCAGGCCGTCGACATCGCCTCGATCGCGAAGCCGGTGACCAAGATGGCGGTCACCGTGCTGGAGGCGGCCCAGGTTCCCGGCGTCTTCCAGCAGGCCTTCCACCTCATGCGCTCCGGCCGTCCGGGCCCGGTCCTCATCGACCTGCCCATCGACGTCCAGCTCACCGAGATCGAGTTCGACCCGGAGACGTACGAGCCGCTCCAGGCGTACAAGCCCGCCGCCACCCGCGCCCAGATCGAGAAGGCGATCGGGCTGCTGAACGAGTCCGAACGGCCCCTGATCGTCGCCGGCGGCGGTGTCATCAACGCCGACGCTTGCGAACTCCTCGTGGAATTCGCCGAGTTGACGGGCATCCCGGTCGTCCCCACCCTGATGGGCTGGGGCGTCCTGCCCGACGACCACGAGCTGAACGCCGGCATGGTGGGCCTGCAGACCTCGCACCGCTACGGCAACGCGACCTTCCTGGAGTCCGACTTCGTCCTGGGTATCGGCAACCGCTGGGCCAACCGCCACACCGGCAAGCTGGACGTCTACACCGCGGGCCGCACCTTCGTCCACGTCGACATCGAGCCCACCCAGATCGGCAAGATCTTCGCCCCGGACTACGGCATCGCCTCCGACGCGAGGGCCGCGCTCGAACTGTTCGTCCAGGTGGCGCGGGAACTCAGGGCCGAGGGCCGGCTGCCGGACCGCTCCGCGTGGGCCGCCGCCGCCCAGGAGCGCAGGGCGACTCTCCAGCGCCGTACGCACTTCGACGACATCCCGATCAAGCCGCAGCGCGTCTACGAGGAGATGAACAAGGCCTTCGGCCCGGAGACCCGGTACGTCTCCACCATCGGCCTCTCGCAGATCGCCGGCGCCCAGATGCTGCACGTCTACCGGCCCCGGCACTGGATCAACTGCGGCCAGGCGGGACCGCTCGGCTGGACGGTCCCGGCCGCGCTGGGCGTCGCCAAGGCCGATCCCGAGGCCTCCGTCGTCGCCCTCTCCGGCGACTACGACTTCCAGTTCATGATCGAGGAACTGGCCGTCGGCGCCCAGCACCGGATCCCGTACGTCCACGTCCTGGTCAACAACGCCTACCTGGGCCTGATCCGCCAGGCGCAGCGGGCCTTCGACATCGACTTCCAGGTCAAGCTGGAGTTCGAGAACATCAACTCGCCCGAGCTCGGCGTCTACGGCGTCGACCACGTCAAGGTCGTCGAGGGCCTCGGGTGCAAGGCGATCCGCGTCACCGACCCGGCCGAGCTGGGCGCGGCCTTCGAGCAGGCCAAGAAGCTCGCCGCCGAGTACCGGGTGCCGGTCGTCGTCGAGGCGATCCTGGAGCGCGTCACCAACATCTCGATGTCCACGACGAACGACATCGGAAACGTCGTGGAGTTCGAGGAGATCGCGACCGAGCCGGGCCACGCGCCCACGTCCATCAGGACGCTGAAGGTCTGA